In the genome of Christensenella timonensis, one region contains:
- the cobS gene encoding adenosylcobinamide-GDP ribazoletransferase: MKKLGLAIQTMTRLPLKKQFDVTCQDYADSVAWFPLTALMTGAVMLAVYQLFLLTGIPYLPAFLCVVAGIMFTGGLHIDGFADVCDAFFTGKTKERTLEIMKDSRVGTYGVLGIIFVVASKTFLIPSVDPARVLWILLAAPLCGKIPLVFCAKLSRYPRQDGMAKCIVEHLKTDTALVAITLCAAAAVLAGGFAAGSVSVACMIAIGAAMHFIAGQKIGGATGDVLGACNELGEIVFLLVMAVML, from the coding sequence ATGAAAAAACTTGGACTGGCGATCCAGACGATGACGAGATTGCCGCTGAAAAAACAATTTGACGTTACCTGCCAGGATTACGCGGACAGCGTTGCATGGTTTCCGTTGACGGCGCTCATGACGGGCGCGGTGATGCTGGCTGTCTACCAGCTTTTTTTATTGACGGGCATCCCCTACCTGCCGGCGTTTTTATGTGTGGTCGCAGGGATCATGTTTACAGGCGGATTGCATATCGATGGGTTTGCGGATGTGTGCGACGCTTTTTTTACAGGGAAAACAAAAGAACGCACCTTGGAGATCATGAAGGACAGCCGCGTCGGGACGTACGGCGTCCTGGGCATCATCTTTGTCGTAGCAAGCAAAACATTTTTGATCCCGTCTGTCGATCCCGCGCGGGTATTGTGGATATTGCTGGCGGCGCCGCTATGCGGTAAGATCCCGCTCGTGTTTTGTGCCAAACTGAGCCGTTATCCGCGGCAAGACGGTATGGCGAAATGTATTGTAGAACACCTGAAAACGGATACGGCGCTGGTTGCGATCACCCTTTGTGCCGCTGCCGCCGTTCTGGCCGGCGGGTTTGCCGCAGGGTCGGTCTCTGTAGCCTGCATGATCGCGATTGGGGCGGCGATGCATTTTATTGCCGGCCAAAAGATCGGCGGCGCGACGGGCGATGTGTTGGGCGCGTGCAACGAACTGGGAGAGATCGTTTTTCTGCTGGTGATGGCGGTGATGCTGTGA
- the cobU gene encoding bifunctional adenosylcobinamide kinase/adenosylcobinamide-phosphate guanylyltransferase, whose translation MGRIIMLTGGARSGKSAYAQQFASGYRDVAYVATAINTDEEMEKRIRRHRQDRPQEWTTYEEPYDLKKVTAYGNHDVYLIDCLTVYITNLIWAEKNDWDEWEILSAGEQAELEYKIETKIRELLAACSASKADFIIVTNEVGMGLVPENSLGRLFRDISGRANQMLAQQAYEAYFVVSGMLMLLKGGA comes from the coding sequence ATGGGAAGGATCATCATGCTGACCGGAGGCGCGCGCAGCGGGAAAAGCGCGTATGCACAGCAATTTGCTTCCGGCTACAGGGATGTGGCGTATGTGGCGACGGCGATCAATACAGACGAAGAGATGGAAAAACGGATCAGGCGGCACAGGCAGGATCGTCCGCAGGAATGGACGACCTATGAGGAACCATATGACCTGAAAAAAGTGACCGCTTATGGGAACCACGATGTTTATCTGATCGATTGCCTGACCGTTTATATCACGAACCTGATCTGGGCAGAAAAGAATGATTGGGATGAATGGGAAATCCTTTCGGCCGGCGAACAAGCGGAGCTGGAATATAAAATCGAAACAAAAATCAGGGAGCTTCTTGCGGCGTGCAGCGCAAGCAAAGCGGATTTTATTATTGTGACCAATGAAGTGGGGATGGGACTCGTGCCGGAGAATTCCCTGGGAAGGCTGTTCCGCGATATCAGCGGCAGGGCTAACCAGATGCTGGCACAACAGGCCTATGAAGCGTATTTTGTGGTAAGCGGGATGCTGATGCTTCTGAAAGGCGGCGCATGA
- a CDS encoding phenylacetate--CoA ligase family protein, whose translation MIWNKEMECADRGKIRELQLERLKHTVAYCYDNVPHYKKKLDEIGLKPEHIKTLKDIRKLPFTTKDDLRENYPYGMFAVPMKQVVRVHGSSGTTGNPTIVGYTRHDLDMWTGLVSRIACAAGLLPDDIAQISFGYGLFTGGFGLHYGLENVGASVIPVSSGNTERQIKFMQDFGSTVLISTPSYALYLGETAQKMGIDFKKLKLRLGLFGGEGHTKEMQKQIEKYLNITDTENYGLSEVIGPGFSGECYKQNGMHIADDEFISEIIDPDTGEVLPMGEKGELVVTSLTKEALPILRYRTKDITRLSDEPCPCGRTTTRMEKVSGRTDDMLIIRGVNVFPSQIEGVLLGMEDVAPHYEIVLTTEKHLDRIEVKVEVADEGLLTSYKALEALKERIAHNIFTVLNMHVKVTLAEPQSLKRFEGKAQRVTDLRTNE comes from the coding sequence ATTATCTGGAACAAGGAAATGGAATGTGCAGACCGTGGTAAAATAAGGGAACTGCAGCTTGAACGATTGAAACACACGGTAGCGTATTGTTATGATAATGTTCCGCATTACAAGAAGAAGCTGGACGAAATCGGTTTAAAGCCAGAGCATATCAAGACCTTGAAAGACATCAGGAAACTGCCGTTTACCACCAAAGACGATTTGCGTGAGAATTATCCGTACGGAATGTTTGCCGTGCCGATGAAGCAGGTCGTGCGCGTACACGGTTCTTCGGGCACGACGGGAAATCCGACGATCGTCGGATATACGCGCCACGACCTTGATATGTGGACGGGCCTTGTTTCGCGTATTGCCTGCGCCGCAGGGCTGCTCCCGGACGATATTGCGCAGATATCCTTTGGCTACGGGCTTTTTACCGGAGGCTTCGGATTGCATTATGGGCTGGAAAATGTAGGCGCGAGCGTCATTCCCGTATCGAGCGGGAACACGGAGCGCCAGATTAAGTTCATGCAGGATTTCGGAAGCACGGTTCTCATCAGCACGCCGTCGTATGCGCTCTATTTAGGAGAAACGGCGCAGAAGATGGGCATCGATTTTAAAAAGCTGAAGCTGCGCCTGGGGCTTTTTGGAGGCGAAGGGCATACCAAAGAGATGCAAAAGCAGATCGAGAAATACCTGAACATCACAGACACGGAAAACTATGGGCTTTCCGAAGTCATCGGGCCGGGCTTCTCCGGCGAATGTTACAAGCAAAATGGAATGCATATCGCGGACGACGAGTTTATCTCTGAAATCATCGACCCGGACACGGGAGAGGTGCTGCCGATGGGGGAGAAAGGCGAGCTTGTTGTGACGAGCCTGACCAAGGAAGCGCTGCCCATCCTGCGTTACCGTACGAAGGATATCACGCGGCTGTCCGACGAGCCCTGCCCATGCGGACGTACGACGACGCGTATGGAAAAGGTTTCGGGACGTACGGATGATATGCTGATCATCCGCGGGGTGAACGTATTCCCATCGCAGATTGAGGGCGTGCTGCTGGGCATGGAGGACGTGGCGCCGCATTACGAGATCGTCCTGACCACGGAAAAGCATCTGGACCGCATCGAAGTAAAGGTCGAGGTTGCAGACGAGGGGCTGCTCACAAGCTATAAAGCTTTGGAAGCGCTCAAGGAGCGCATTGCACATAATATCTTTACCGTGCTCAATATGCATGTGAAGGTAACGCTGGCAGAGCCGCAGTCCTTAAAACGGTTTGAAGGCAAGGCGCAGAGGGTCACAGACCTGCGCACGAACGAATAG
- the atpC gene encoding ATP synthase F1 subunit epsilon, with translation MAAEFLVEILTPERSFFCDNVQSIIFPTEDGQMSIQKGHESEVVTVVPGEVKINTGKKWLICSVAEGFLEVRPDETIMFTQAAEWPEEIDVKRAERAKERAEERMRQRMSAEEYRRSKIALARAMARLSLTKRKTTL, from the coding sequence TTTTTTCTGCGACAATGTCCAATCCATCATTTTTCCGACGGAGGATGGGCAGATGTCTATCCAGAAAGGGCATGAATCGGAAGTTGTGACGGTCGTGCCGGGCGAGGTGAAAATAAATACGGGAAAGAAATGGCTGATCTGTTCTGTCGCGGAAGGCTTTCTGGAAGTGCGCCCGGATGAAACGATCATGTTTACACAGGCCGCGGAATGGCCGGAGGAAATAGACGTAAAACGTGCGGAACGTGCAAAGGAACGCGCGGAGGAACGCATGCGGCAGCGGATGAGCGCGGAGGAATACCGGCGCAGCAAGATCGCGCTTGCGCGCGCGATGGCAAGGCTGAGCCTGACAAAAAGAAAAACGACGCTGTAG
- a CDS encoding histidine phosphatase family protein, protein MKTKITFLRHAQTDANKDGNFCGSLDLPLNETGKRQAAQAAALLGNTKFDVVLYGRARRVCKTAEAVVAKLRQKPAAILQAEEIREMDFGIFEGLHYREVAKRYPEEWQKYMDDWRTYVFPQGDGVAAYYNSCSRWVDGLIDKYGGKSILVVGHKGFILNCLSALLTHDGGDVLSRDIGNAETVSLEV, encoded by the coding sequence GTGAAAACAAAAATAACTTTCCTGCGCCACGCGCAGACGGACGCGAACAAGGATGGTAATTTTTGCGGCAGCCTCGACCTGCCCCTGAATGAAACGGGGAAGCGGCAAGCGGCGCAGGCGGCAGCGCTGCTCGGGAATACGAAGTTTGATGTTGTGCTTTACGGAAGGGCCAGGCGTGTTTGTAAGACGGCGGAAGCGGTGGTCGCAAAGCTGCGCCAAAAACCGGCCGCTATTTTACAGGCGGAAGAAATCCGCGAAATGGATTTTGGGATATTTGAGGGGCTGCACTATCGCGAGGTCGCCAAACGATACCCGGAAGAATGGCAAAAGTACATGGACGACTGGCGAACTTATGTTTTCCCGCAGGGAGACGGGGTCGCGGCATATTACAACTCATGCAGCCGATGGGTGGATGGATTGATCGATAAATACGGCGGAAAAAGCATCCTGGTCGTTGGACACAAGGGGTTTATTCTGAACTGCCTGTCTGCACTTTTGACGCATGACGGAGGAGACGTGTTGTCGCGCGATATCGGGAATGCGGAAACGGTGTCGCTGGAAGTATGA